In a single window of the Thiohalophilus sp. genome:
- a CDS encoding ABC transporter ATP-binding protein, producing the protein MASDIVLNIAYVDKSFSGLHALKDVNLQVEKGKTHAIIGPNGAGKSTLLNVCIGRLAPDRGTVTFNGEVITGKSAHEINQAGVVRVFQTPEIFHDLTVLENVMIPALARRDGSFKLNPFVRMDAETDILHESEQALKEMNLLEKKHMHAATMSRGDKRRLELAMGLVQHPLLFLLDEPTAGMSRADTNATIASLQHIKERGMTKVIIEHDMQVVFSLADKISVLAQGQIIAEGTPDEIRGNPRVQEAYLGGTHNE; encoded by the coding sequence ATGGCATCGGATATCGTTTTAAACATTGCCTACGTGGACAAGAGCTTCAGCGGGCTGCATGCCCTGAAAGATGTCAATCTGCAAGTGGAAAAAGGCAAGACCCACGCCATTATCGGCCCCAACGGGGCCGGCAAGTCCACCCTGTTGAATGTCTGTATCGGTCGGCTGGCACCGGATCGCGGTACCGTGACATTTAACGGCGAGGTCATTACCGGCAAATCCGCTCACGAGATCAATCAGGCCGGGGTAGTACGGGTGTTTCAAACGCCGGAGATCTTCCACGATCTGACGGTACTGGAGAATGTGATGATTCCGGCGCTGGCCAGACGCGATGGCTCGTTCAAACTCAATCCGTTTGTGCGCATGGATGCCGAAACCGATATCCTGCACGAGTCGGAGCAGGCCCTCAAGGAGATGAACCTGCTCGAGAAAAAGCACATGCACGCGGCCACCATGTCGCGCGGCGACAAGCGTCGCCTGGAACTGGCCATGGGCCTGGTGCAGCATCCGCTACTGTTTTTGCTGGATGAGCCCACTGCCGGCATGTCGCGCGCCGACACCAATGCGACCATCGCCTCTTTGCAGCACATCAAGGAGCGGGGGATGACCAAGGTGATCATCGAGCACGACATGCAGGTGGTGTTTTCCCTGGCGGACAAGATCTCGGTACTGGCACAGGGCCAGATTATCGCCGAAGGAACACCGGATGAGATCCGTGGCAACCCCAGGGTCCAGGAAGCCTATCTGGGAGGTACCCACAATGAGTAA
- a CDS encoding ABC transporter ATP-binding protein, with protein MSKQAEKHTVRGTGSDPAFFSCWNLHAYYGESYIVQGVNFDVREGEIVALLGRNGAGKTSTLRSIAQIGSPQLRHGEVWLDHQPLHTMKSYQAAQAGVGLVPEDRRIIPGFTVEENLKLAQIAKPVGWSLERIYDHFPRLGERRQQEGTTLSGGEQQMLSVARALARDIKLLLLDEPYEGLAPVIVKEIEKIVQSIKELGITTIIVEQNAIAALELADRAVILDMGQVVFDGSAQEVLDNTELRHQYLAL; from the coding sequence ATGAGTAAACAGGCTGAAAAACATACCGTTCGCGGTACCGGCTCCGATCCGGCCTTTTTCTCCTGCTGGAACCTGCATGCGTATTACGGCGAGAGCTATATCGTGCAGGGGGTCAACTTCGATGTGCGCGAAGGGGAAATCGTCGCGCTGTTGGGGCGTAATGGGGCGGGCAAAACCTCGACACTGCGCAGCATCGCGCAGATCGGTTCCCCTCAGTTGCGTCATGGCGAAGTCTGGCTGGATCACCAGCCGCTGCATACCATGAAATCCTATCAGGCGGCACAAGCCGGTGTCGGCCTGGTGCCGGAGGACCGGCGCATCATTCCCGGTTTTACGGTGGAGGAGAATCTCAAACTCGCGCAGATCGCCAAACCCGTTGGCTGGTCGCTGGAACGTATCTATGATCATTTTCCGCGCCTTGGCGAGCGTCGCCAGCAGGAGGGCACCACGCTCTCCGGCGGAGAACAGCAGATGCTGTCAGTGGCCCGCGCGCTGGCCCGCGACATCAAGCTGCTCCTGCTGGATGAACCCTACGAAGGGCTGGCGCCGGTTATCGTCAAGGAAATCGAAAAGATCGTCCAGAGTATCAAGGAACTGGGCATTACCACCATCATTGTGGAGCAAAATGCCATTGCCGCACTGGAGCTGGCCGATCGGGCAGTCATTCTTGATATGGGGCAGGTCGTATTCGATGGCTCGGCCCAGGAGGTACTGGATAATACCGAACTGCGTCATCAGTATCTTGCGCTTTAA